GTTTTGCTGTCATCATCAACTGACTCAATGCTCTCATGACATGTTATAACCTTACCTTCTGCTCTTTCTCAAACAGTCAAAACCATTAACATAAACATTGTGTCAGaatcataaagataaaataaaagaatttatagttttcatcttcaattttaaTCTCCATCTCAGTCCTTCAAATTGTTTGATTTGCTCCTCTTTAAGAACCTGAATATCGTGTCTTATATTTTATCCACATATATCAACATCAGATTCCACANTTAAAACAAGTGTTATAGCTCGAAACCCAATACTGATGTCAATCTCTAGACATTGACATTCTAACATAATCTTAAAACAGATGTGAATTTAGAGATTGACATTCTAACATATAATGAGAATTGGAATAAGTCCAGTGTTTGATGGACTTATTGGGATGCCAGTCATGACCATGATGCAGCTTGACACCATGGATTCTATCAGTAAGGTTTTGAACATGATACAATTTCGTTGAGCAGAGGTTAAACCACTTTGGAGTAGTTGCATGAACCCCAATTTCAGTGCTGATTTTACCAGCAAGTGTCATGATGATAAAGAAAGAAGCAAGAACTATATGAAACAAGAAAAGGGTGGTAGATGGTAAATTTGTAGTGTGTAGTAAATGTGTAGTAAATTTGTAGTGTGAAAATTGATACAGAGGATCATATGGAAAAGGTTGAACAAATCCAATCAAAGCTTGCTCCAAAAGAGAACGATTCCATTGTAAAGTTGGTATCAAAATGATCGGTGGCCACTTGCACTGTTTGTTTCCAACATGGAAACTTTCCACACTCGTCCATGTCACTTATATACTCTTTCTAATATTGGGACCATGCTAGTGGCTCGTGGCACAATCTATGAGACAGCCACTGTAGTGCATGGGGTACAACTAGCAGAAGATGAGGTCAAGGTCACGGTGGATGATGTTGTTGTAGCAGATGCCATTCTTCCTCTCCCTACAATTGAGTTCATGACTGTGGAAGATGCATTTAAGTCCTTCGTTGCCTGGCCTAGACCTTTGGTTGGTGATGTACCTGACCCCCCGGTAAACACTCATATTATATGcttctcaattttaatatttacttcttATTGATGTCATAACATAAccattttttcatgtaacagcAGACAGGTCAAGAGAGAGGTCCTACACCGAAGAAGCCTCATTTATCTGAGGACGACCCTCTTGGTGCGTTAGACGAGCTTGCTAACATCATTTCAGAAGAGCCNATGATTGTACAATGGGATTCTACTTTATTTGGAAGAGAAACNAATATTCCATTGTACTTGCATCAAGAAGANGTTAGTGAGCTTGTGTCGGGGAGAGAAGAAATTAACATTA
This genomic interval from Vigna radiata var. radiata cultivar VC1973A unplaced genomic scaffold, Vradiata_ver6 scaffold_1240, whole genome shotgun sequence contains the following:
- the LOC106753228 gene encoding uncharacterized protein LOC106753228, giving the protein MLVARGTIYETATVVHGVQLAEDEVKVTVDDVVVADAILPLPTIEFMTVEDAFKSFVAWPRPLVGDVPDPPQTGQERGPTPKKPHLSEDDPLGALDELANIISEEPMIVQWDSTLFGRETNIPLYLHQEXVSELVSGREEINITLIQLWMMFMSGVSNKKGFNDVYGFIDPSMTHERNKFDDIQSYITTCFAMGKEIYFLPYILGSLATHMMLSGRSTATAKKLLWVPLKCNRQTGSYECGYYVMFWMMTTIRARYTSGWET